The DNA region AAGAATTGGTTGATTTAGCCAGTCAACTTAGTCAGGCACGTCATGAATTGGCTCTAACCTTGGAAGATATTATTCGCCAAGAATTGCAAGACTTATACATGGAAAAGGCGCGCTTCCAAGTTCGTTTTTCCAAGGGGAAATTTAATCGTGAAGGCAATGAAACAGTTGAATTTTATATCTCAACCAACCCCGGTGAAGACTTTAAGCCTTTAGTAAAGGTAGCTTCAGGAGGGGAATTATCCCGATTGATGTTAGCTATCAAATCAGCCTTTGCTCGCAAGGAAGGAAAGACCTCCATCGTCTTTGATGAAGTGGATACGGGTGTATCTGGTCGAGTAGCCCAGGCTATTGCTCAGAAAATTTATAAAATAGGACAATACGGTCAAGTTTTGGCTATCTCTCATTTACCGCAGGTAATTGCCATTGCCGACTATCAGTTCTTTATTGAAAAAGTATCTGATGAGCATACGACAGTTTCTCATGTGCGTTTATTAGCTAAAGAAGAAAGAATTGAGGAAATTGCCAAGATGTTGGCTGGTGACAAGGTTACCGAAGCGGCCCGCAATCAGGCTAGAGAGTTAGTTGAAAAAGGTTAGGAGACTAGCCTTTTTTTAAGTATACAATGGGGGAATAATTAAAGATACAGAAAAGTACTTATGGAAAATAAAATACGTTACTCTGTAAAAAATACCTTGATTACTTTTTTAGACGTATCATTCTCGAAATGACTATAATGGTAAAACTAAAAACTATTTAAGTACATTCTTAGCCGGCTTATTGGCATTTTCGACTGTTTCAATAAATATAAAGTGAAACAATAGTAATTGTATTCATGAGGAAAAAGTTTTAGTAAGATAATTGGGTAGAGAGTTGATGATAAGTAGGCGAAAATATATTTTATACATTAGTCATTGCTTTTTCTCAGTTTATTTTATTCCTTGATTCGCCTTTCTGAAACTGTAGTAACACTCTTTGAGTAGTCTATCCTATCTTCGCTATTGAATTCTTTTGTTCAACGGTGGTATGTTCCTCTTTAGTAGATGTTTGAAAATTTTAGTGCATTTTATCAGAGTATTTGCCACAGTTTCCTTGATTCTTATATGCGATAAACTCATTTTTTGCGAGAGAAGAGTCCTCTATGCAGGTTTTAATTTCCGTTGTTATTTACTGATTGTATAGATGTCTTTCTGATAGTCATTGTTTATGACTTGACTGTGTGCAAGTTTATTTTTCAGGTAGAATTTGTTATAATGGAAAACAAAGCTGAAAAGAGTTGAGGGTGAAGTATGACAAAGATTAAGATTGTTACAGATTCAAGTACAACCATTGAACCTCATTTGATAGAAGAACTGGACATTACGGTGGTTCCTTTATCCGTTATGGTTGATGGTGTCGTCTATTCTGACAGTGACTTAAAAGAAGGCGAATTTTTGAGGTTAATGCAAGAGGCAAAAAACCTACCTAAGACTAGTCAGCCACCTGTTGGGCTCTTTGCAGAGATGTTTGGTGAGTTATCCAGAGATGGTAGTCAAATTATAGCGATTTTACTTTCTCATGCCCTGTCCGGAACAGTGGAGGCGGCTCGTCAGGGAGCTATCTTATCGGGTGCTGATGTCACTATATTGGATTCTAGCTTTACAGATCAGGCAGAGAAATTTCAAGTTGTTGAAGCAGCTCGCTTGGCAAAAGCAGGGGCAGGTAAGGAAGAGATTCTTGCAAGCCTTGAAGCAATAAAAGATAAAACAGAGTTGTATATCGGTGTGTCAACTCTAGAAAATCTGGTTAAGGGAGGACGTGTTGGCCGAGTTCAGGGAATGTTGAGTAGTTTGCTCAATATTCGAGTAATTATGGAGATGAAAGATCATCAGCTAACTCCTGTTGTGAAAGGCCGTGGACACAAAACCTTTAAAAAATGGTTGGAGGAGTTTGCAGTAAGTTTAGCGGATAAAAATGTTGTAGAAATAGGAATTTCCTACTCTGGAGTAGCTGATTTTGCAAATGAAATAAAGGGGCAGCTTCAAACATACGTAGCAAAAGATATTTCTGTTTTAGAAACAGGAGCGATTATTCAGACCCATACTGGTGAGGGAGCTTGGGCGATTTTAATCCGTTATGAGTGATAGGTAATTGAGTTAGGATACCTGATTTATCTTTCTATAGTTTAAAAATTAAAAACATTTACCTCCCTTTAAAAGAGTTGTAGATATTTTCTTTTGTAAAAATATTTGATTCTAAGCCAGTTCAGGTGTAGTTTTGGCTGGCAAATTTAGACGGTATAGAAAGATGGATCATTGACTAGTATAACAGCTCAGTTATGGAAAGTACTTATAGGAAAATAAAGTAAATTAGCATTAAAAACTTGACCAAATGCCTAAAATTCGGTACTATATAATAGTGAGTGATAACTCAGAAATTTATTGGAGGACTTAGCAAATGGCTAATAAACAAGACTTGATTGCAAAAGTTGCAGAAGCAACTTCATTAACTAAAAAGGATTCAGCAGCAGCTGTTGATGCTGTAGTTGCAGCGTTAACTGATTACCTTGTAGCTGGTGAAAAAGTGCAGTTGATTGGTTTTGGTAACTTTGAAGTTCGTGAGCGTTCAGCACGTAAAGGTCGCAACCCACAAACTGGTAAAGAAATTGAAATCGCAGCTTCAAAAGTTCCAGTATTCAAAGCTGGTAAAGCTCTTAAGGAAGCTGTAAAATAATTCAGCTCTAAAAAACCTATTGTATCAACGTTTCTACGTTGATACAATAGGCTTTTTTTGTGTTTAGGGGGCAAATAAGGGGCAAAACTTTAGTAGTTTTCCATGATTTCAGTCACATTTGCCTTGAGTTTCTTGGTGACATGGGTGTAAATTTGGGTTGTTGTCTTAGCGTCTGCATGCCCTACACGGTCCATGATAGCTTTCAAGGGAACTCTGTTTTCTGCTAGACGACTGACAAGGGTATGACGGAAGATATGGCTTATTATTTGCTTTGAACTAACTTTTTAATATGCAACTGTTAGCAAACTGTAAATTGACTATAAATCAAAAATCGGAATCAATGGCTTGATTCGCAAGGCATTGAGGGTATCTTGTTGACTATTCTTATTCCTTTGTCTATACTTATACTATTACCAGAGCAGATAGAGGAGAGCGTTTCTCTATGTAATCGACACAGAGAAACGCTAGCTCTTAGGAGTTTGGTTAAGAATTACGAAAAGGCGAAAGGATATGCGAGCTTTTTCGACAACGTGATGACACTATTTGACAAATTGTTTATTAGAAGAGAGGAGAAAGATGGGGATTGATTTTGAAACATCTATCCGTTGGATGATGGATCGTGTAGGTCGTGTGACTTACTCCATGGACTATCGTAACGGTCCGGATAGCTATGATTGTTCTAGCGCAGTCTATTACGCTCTCACGGCTGGCGGGGCTATTTCTGCTGGTTGGGCAGTCAATACTGAATACGAGCATGACTGGCTAATGAATAACGGATTTGAGTTGGTTGCAGAAAATACAGCTTGGGATGCAAAATGTGGTGACATCTTCATCTGGGGTAGACGCGGGGAGTCAGCCGGAGCTGGTGGACATACGGGTATTTTTGTTGATGGTGATAACATCATTCATTGCAATTATGCTCATAACGGTATTAGCGTAAACGAACATGATGCGACTTGGTCTTATGCAGGACGTCCATATTACTATGTTTATCGCTTGAAAGACCAATCCGAAACTACTACATCCAATCAAGAGACAGATGAGGAACTAGCTCAAGAAGTCATCGCTGGCCTGCATGGATTTGGAGAAGAACGCAAGTACTCGCTAGGATCTCGCTATGATGCAGTTCAGGCAAAGGTTAACGAAATACTCAATGGAGGTCCAAATGCGGCTGAGGAATCACCGGTGGTTCAACTTAAAGAAGATGGGGACTTAAGCTTTAATGGCGCTATCCTCAAAAAATCTATCCTAGATACCATTCTTAAAAAATGTGCTGAGTACGACATCCTGCCATCCTATGCCATCACAGTTTTACACTTTGAGGGTCTTTGGGGAGCTTCGGCCATTGGTAAAGCGGATAATAACTGGGGCGGTATGACCATGAACTCGGATGTGGACACCATTCAGCGCCCAAGTGGTGTAACAGTAACTAGAGGCATTGCTCGCCCATCAAATGAGGGAGGTTACTACATGCACTACGCAACGATTGAGGACTTCTTGACAGATTGGTTCTATCTGTTGCGTGCTGGTGGTTCTTACAAGGTATCAGGAGCTAAGACATTCTCAGAAGCTGTCAAGGGCATGTTCCAAGTTGGTGGTGCTGTCTACGACTATGCGGCAGCTGGTTATGATAACTATTTAGTCGGTATGGCCAGTCGTTTGAAAGCGATTGAGGCTGAGAATGGTTCACTTGAAAAGTTTGACACAGTTGCTGATATTGGGAACAGTAGCAGAGATCAGATCGATGTCAATATTGAAGGAATTGAGGTCATTATCAACGGTATAACCTATAAACTAGAAAAGAAACCTGTCTAATATAAAGTAAGTCCTTTGGAAAATATCCAGAGGACTTTTTGTTATCGAGAATCAAGTGTTCACTATATTGTTATCTGGACAATGAAAAAACCAGTCATAACAGACTGGCTTTCAGGAGATTTATGAAAAATTTTAGGATATGTCTATAGTATAAAGGATTTTTCAGATTTTTCATCGGTCTTTAGACCTATTTTGTAAAAAAATAAATATGTGATATAATAGGAAAAACTCAGAAGGAGCCATAATATGACTATTCGTATAGCTAATCAGTCTGATATTCCAAGTCTTGTTGGCTTGTTACAAGATATTTTGCAGGTTCATCATCAGGCGCGTCCAGATATTTTTAAAAGTTCCGGTCAAAAATTTTCAGAAGCTGACTTGATTGACTTGCTAGAGCAGCCTAATAAGCCAGTTTTTGTCTACGAACTGGATGGACAAGTAGTAGGGCATCTTTTCTGTGAACTGTCCAGCGTAAAAAATGGTACGTTAGAGCCGATAAAAACTTTGTTTATTGATGATTTATGCGTGGCTAACTCAGTTCGTGGGCAAAGAATCGGAGAGCAACTATATGACTTTGCTTTTTCCTATGCCAAGGAACAAGGATGTTATAATGTCACTTTAGATGTTTGGGCAGATAATACTAGAGCAGTTCGCTTTTATGAACGGCTGGGAATGAAACCACAGA from Streptococcus ruminantium includes:
- a CDS encoding peptidoglycan amidohydrolase family protein; this translates as MGIDFETSIRWMMDRVGRVTYSMDYRNGPDSYDCSSAVYYALTAGGAISAGWAVNTEYEHDWLMNNGFELVAENTAWDAKCGDIFIWGRRGESAGAGGHTGIFVDGDNIIHCNYAHNGISVNEHDATWSYAGRPYYYVYRLKDQSETTTSNQETDEELAQEVIAGLHGFGEERKYSLGSRYDAVQAKVNEILNGGPNAAEESPVVQLKEDGDLSFNGAILKKSILDTILKKCAEYDILPSYAITVLHFEGLWGASAIGKADNNWGGMTMNSDVDTIQRPSGVTVTRGIARPSNEGGYYMHYATIEDFLTDWFYLLRAGGSYKVSGAKTFSEAVKGMFQVGGAVYDYAAAGYDNYLVGMASRLKAIEAENGSLEKFDTVADIGNSSRDQIDVNIEGIEVIINGITYKLEKKPV
- a CDS encoding GNAT family N-acetyltransferase; protein product: MTIRIANQSDIPSLVGLLQDILQVHHQARPDIFKSSGQKFSEADLIDLLEQPNKPVFVYELDGQVVGHLFCELSSVKNGTLEPIKTLFIDDLCVANSVRGQRIGEQLYDFAFSYAKEQGCYNVTLDVWADNTRAVRFYERLGMKPQKLRMEQFCD
- a CDS encoding DegV family protein produces the protein MTKIKIVTDSSTTIEPHLIEELDITVVPLSVMVDGVVYSDSDLKEGEFLRLMQEAKNLPKTSQPPVGLFAEMFGELSRDGSQIIAILLSHALSGTVEAARQGAILSGADVTILDSSFTDQAEKFQVVEAARLAKAGAGKEEILASLEAIKDKTELYIGVSTLENLVKGGRVGRVQGMLSSLLNIRVIMEMKDHQLTPVVKGRGHKTFKKWLEEFAVSLADKNVVEIGISYSGVADFANEIKGQLQTYVAKDISVLETGAIIQTHTGEGAWAILIRYE
- a CDS encoding HU family DNA-binding protein, encoding MANKQDLIAKVAEATSLTKKDSAAAVDAVVAALTDYLVAGEKVQLIGFGNFEVRERSARKGRNPQTGKEIEIAASKVPVFKAGKALKEAVK